In a single window of the Saccharothrix australiensis genome:
- a CDS encoding SigB/SigF/SigG family RNA polymerase sigma factor, with protein sequence MTASDNGGTTRSQGDYDHLAPLFVRLAATAPGDPERERLRDELVTEHLPVARHIARRFGHRGEPYDDLVQVATVGLINAVDRFDPERGSDFLSFAVPTIMGEVRKYFRDSSWSVRMPRRLKELHLAINAGSARLSQQLGRAPTPSELAEHLGLSREEIHEGLAAGNAYHSASLDDLLVADDSSISLGSTLGEEDPELEAIEQREALHPLLEKLPERERKIVVMRFFGNMTQTQIAQKVGISQMHVSRLLAKTLRQLRDGLTE encoded by the coding sequence GTGACGGCATCCGACAACGGGGGCACCACGCGTTCGCAAGGGGACTACGACCACCTGGCGCCGCTGTTCGTGCGCCTGGCGGCGACCGCGCCCGGCGACCCCGAGCGGGAGCGCCTGCGCGACGAGCTGGTCACCGAGCACCTGCCGGTGGCCAGGCACATCGCCCGCCGGTTCGGCCACCGCGGCGAGCCGTACGACGACCTGGTGCAGGTGGCCACGGTCGGGCTCATCAACGCGGTGGACCGGTTCGACCCGGAGCGGGGCAGCGACTTCCTGTCCTTCGCCGTGCCGACCATCATGGGCGAGGTCCGCAAGTACTTCCGCGACTCGTCGTGGTCGGTGCGGATGCCGCGGCGGCTCAAGGAGCTGCACCTGGCGATCAACGCGGGGTCGGCGCGGCTGTCCCAGCAGCTCGGCCGCGCGCCGACGCCGTCGGAGCTGGCCGAGCACCTGGGGCTGAGCCGGGAGGAGATCCACGAGGGGCTCGCGGCGGGCAACGCCTACCACAGCGCGTCCCTGGACGACCTGCTGGTGGCCGACGACAGCTCCATCTCGCTGGGCAGCACGCTCGGCGAGGAGGACCCGGAGCTGGAGGCGATCGAGCAGCGCGAGGCGCTGCACCCGCTGCTGGAGAAGCTGCCGGAGCGGGAGCGGAAGATCGTCGTGATGCGGTTCTTCGGCAACATGACGCAGACGCAGATCGCGCAGAAGGTCGGGATCTCGCAGATGCACGTGTCGCGGCTGCTCGCCAAGACGTTGCGGCAGCTGCGCGACGGGCTCACGGAGTAG
- a CDS encoding TIGR03557 family F420-dependent LLM class oxidoreductase, giving the protein MVSIGYFLSCEEHGPRELVRQARQAQDAGFGRLWISDHFHPWNDEQGQSPFVWSVIGALSEVTTLPITTAVTCPTMRTHPAVVAQAAATAAVQCEGRFVLGVGSGEALNEHILGDPWPSAPRRLEMLEEAVEVIRKLHTGEDVEHRGRHYTVENARVYTLPDEPVPIYVSAFGPKAATLAGRIGDGLCSTKPDASLVRKFHETGGHGKPTQAGFKVCWAPTAEEGAATAFRLWPNEQLPGELAQVLPTPRHFEQASTLVTEEMVAGALPVGPDPEPYAKAVREYADAGFDEVYVQQIGPRQGEFFEFWAREVAPLIDGGAR; this is encoded by the coding sequence ATGGTCAGCATCGGATACTTCCTCTCCTGTGAGGAGCACGGGCCGCGCGAGCTGGTCCGGCAGGCCAGGCAGGCCCAGGACGCCGGGTTCGGGCGGCTGTGGATCTCCGACCACTTCCACCCGTGGAACGACGAGCAGGGCCAGAGCCCGTTCGTGTGGTCGGTGATCGGGGCGCTGTCGGAGGTGACGACGCTGCCGATCACGACCGCCGTCACGTGCCCCACGATGCGCACCCACCCGGCCGTCGTCGCGCAGGCCGCCGCCACGGCCGCCGTGCAGTGCGAGGGCCGGTTCGTGCTCGGCGTCGGCTCCGGCGAAGCCCTCAACGAGCACATCCTCGGCGACCCGTGGCCGTCCGCGCCGCGTCGCCTGGAGATGCTGGAGGAAGCCGTCGAGGTGATCCGGAAGCTGCACACCGGCGAGGACGTCGAGCACCGCGGCAGGCACTACACCGTGGAGAACGCCCGCGTCTACACGCTGCCCGACGAGCCGGTGCCGATCTACGTGTCGGCGTTCGGTCCCAAGGCGGCGACGCTGGCCGGGCGGATCGGCGACGGCCTGTGCAGCACCAAGCCGGACGCGTCGCTGGTGCGGAAGTTCCACGAGACCGGCGGCCACGGCAAACCGACGCAGGCCGGGTTCAAGGTGTGCTGGGCGCCCACCGCCGAGGAGGGCGCGGCGACCGCGTTCCGCCTGTGGCCCAACGAGCAGCTGCCCGGTGAGCTGGCCCAGGTGCTGCCCACGCCGCGGCACTTCGAGCAGGCGTCGACCCTCGTCACGGAGGAGATGGTGGCGGGCGCGCTGCCCGTCGGCCCCGACCCCGAGCCGTACGCGAAGGCGGTGCGGGAGTACGCCGACGCGGGGTTCGACGAGGTGTACGTGCAGCAGATCGGTCCCCGCCAGGGGGAGTTCTTCGAGTTCTGGGCCCGCGAGGTGGCCCCCTTGATCGACGGAGGTGCGCGATGA
- a CDS encoding WhiB family transcriptional regulator, which yields MTSTARLPKPVTDVWDWQKEGLCRGRDSAVFFHPDNERGSARAAREEKAKQLCGRCPVLRECREHALAVQEPYGVWGGMGEDERRRIIAAARRRVAA from the coding sequence ATGACCAGCACCGCGCGCCTGCCCAAGCCCGTGACCGACGTCTGGGACTGGCAGAAGGAAGGGCTCTGCCGAGGCCGCGACAGCGCCGTCTTCTTCCACCCGGACAACGAGCGCGGCTCCGCCCGCGCGGCACGCGAGGAGAAGGCCAAGCAGCTGTGCGGTCGCTGCCCGGTGCTCCGCGAGTGCCGGGAGCACGCCCTGGCCGTCCAGGAGCCGTACGGCGTCTGGGGCGGCATGGGCGAGGACGAGCGCCGCCGCATCATCGCCGCCGCCCGCCGCCGGGTGGCCGCGTGA